One Pecten maximus chromosome 16, xPecMax1.1, whole genome shotgun sequence DNA window includes the following coding sequences:
- the LOC117345206 gene encoding uncharacterized protein LOC117345206, translating into MDSRAWLSSILLCVTIHTYQCLDYVSYNYETDKGLSEPFFLNLTIPDMFSCFSLCQQINKCDSVSFDTNNKVCEMNANNSTSGSLSARTGYLFSDVTASSTLVGGCATSSCADEDICILDNDGNMSGCSTVKE; encoded by the exons ATGGATAGTAGGGCCTGGTTATCCAGCATTTTGTTGTGTGTTACTATCCATACATACCAATGTCTGGACTACGTCTCCTACAACTACGAGACGGATAAAGGCCTGTCCGAGCCATTCTTTCTCAACCTCACCATTCCAGACATGTTTTCCTGTTTTTCGCTCTGTCAGCAAATCAACAA GTGTGACTCGGTCAGTTTTGACACAAATAACAAGGTTTGTGAGATGAACGCCAACAACTCAACCAGTGGATCTCTGTCGGCCAGGACCGGGTACCTCTTCTCTGACGTCACAGCCTCCTCG ACACTGGTCGGAGGCTGTGCCACAAGTTCTTGTGCGGATGAAGATATCTGTATCCTTGACAACGACGGAAATATGAGTGGATGTTCAACTGTCAAAGAGTAG
- the LOC117314568 gene encoding serine/threonine-protein phosphatase 1 regulatory subunit 10-like, which produces MSIDIGKGHNSLKNMSLDIGKGHNSHKNMSLDIGKGHNSHKNMSIDIGKGHNSHKNMSIDIGKGHNSHKNMSLDIGKGHNSHKNMSIDIGKGHNSHKNMSLDIGKGHNSHKNMSLDIGKGHNSHKNMSLDIGKGHNSHKNMSLDIGKGHNSHKNMSLDIGKGHNSHKNMSLDIGKGITPIKT; this is translated from the coding sequence ATGAGTATAGACATAGGGAAGGGGCATAACTCCCTTAAAAACATGAGTCTAGACATTGGgaaggggcataactcccaTAAAAACATGAGTCTAGACATAGGgaaggggcataactcccaTAAAAACATGAGTATAGACATTGGgaaggggcataactcccaTAAAAACATGAGTATAGACATAGGgaaggggcataactcccaTAAAAACATGAGTCTAGACATTGGgaaggggcataactcccaTAAAAACATGAGTATAGACATAGGgaaggggcataactcccaTAAAAACATGAGTCTAGACATTGGgaaggggcataactcccaTAAAAACATGAGTCTAGACATAGGgaaggggcataactcccaTAAAAACATGAGTCTAGACATTGGgaaggggcataactcccaTAAAAACATGAGTCTAGACATTGGgaaggggcataactcccaTAAAAACATGAGTCTAGACATAGGgaaggggcataactcccaTAAAAACATGAGTCTAGACATTGGGAAGGGCATAACTCCCATAAAAACATGA
- the LOC117314569 gene encoding GATA zinc finger domain-containing protein 14-like — MSIDIGKGHNSHKNMSLDIGKGHNSHKNMSIDIGKGHNSHKNMSIDIGKGHNSHKNMSLDIGKGHNSHKNMSIDIDKGHNSHKNMSLDIGKGHNSHKNMSLDIGKGHNSHKNMSIDIGKGHNSHKNMILDKGKGHNSHKNMSLDIGKGHNSHKNMGLDIGKGHNSHKNMSLDKGKGHNSHKNMSLDIGKGHNSHKNMSLDIGKGHNSHKNMSLDKGKGHNSHKNMRLNTNSVQLFKRWLG, encoded by the coding sequence ATGAGTATAGACATTGGgaaggggcataactcccaTAAAAACATGAGTCTAGACATAGGgaaggggcataactcccaTAAAAACATGAGTATAGACATTGGgaaggggcataactcccaTAAAAACATGAGTATAGACATAGGgaaggggcataactcccaTAAAAACATGAGTCTAGACATTGGgaaggggcataactcccaTAAAAACATGAGTATAGACATAGACAAGGGGCATAACTCCCATAAAAACATGAGTCTAGACATTGGgaaggggcataactcccaTAAAAACATGAGTCTAGACATTGGgaaggggcataactcccaTAAAAACATGAGTATAGACATAGGgaaggggcataactcccaTAAAAACATGATTCTAGACAAAGGgaaggggcataactcccaTAAAAACATGAGTCTAGACATTGGgaaggggcataactcccaTAAAAACATGGGTCTAGACATTGGgaaggggcataactcccaTAAAAACATGAGTCTAGACAAAGGgaaggggcataactcccaTAAAAACATGAGTCTAGACATTGGgaaggggcataactcccaTAAAAACATGAGTCTAGACATTGGgaaggggcataactcccaTAAAAACATGAGTCTAGACAAAGGgaaggggcataactcccaTAAAAACATGAGGCTCAATACAAACAGtgtccagttgttcaaaagatgGTTAGggtaa
- the LOC117345207 gene encoding uncharacterized protein LOC117345207, with product MYGIKKGDVAEVKALCSPPRSVVQVLSATMTLLGEVNPGDFRNIKRVLAHSTFLQRVTTLDTDSISPEVAVKARGYVEGITEEQITKVCLASTSFFRWVRDVLAAVAKRTGDLPEAAKKEPAS from the exons ATGTATGGGATCAAGAAAGGGGACGTTGCTGAAGTAAAGGCTCTTTGCTCCCCTCCACGTTCCGTCGTACAAGTCCTTTCAGCTACAATGACACTGCTTGGAGAGGTGAACCCAGGG GATTTCAGGAATATCAAAAGAGTACTGGCTCATTCGACATTTTTACAAAGAGTGACAACACTAGATACTGACTCTATTTCCCCTGAGGTGGCTGTGAAGGCGCGTGGGTATGTCGAGGGTATCACAGAGGAGCAAATCACCAAAGTCTGTTTAGCTTCAACCTCCTTCTTCCGTTgg GTACGTGATGTATTAGCCGCTGTCGCGAAGAGAACAGGAGATCTTCCCGAAGCGGCAAAGAAGGAACCTGCAAGTTGA
- the LOC117344550 gene encoding dynein heavy chain 6, axonemal-like yields MVSKGDVTELKSLSNPPQHVKQVLTATVTLLGEENAEDYRYVKRALGDSTFLQSLAKIDVGSIPPEVAAKARGYIDGISEDQIRNVSKAACSLFRWIHEILAAVEKRTSDPSATAKPQA; encoded by the exons ATGGTAAGCAAAGGCGATGTTACTGAGCTGAAGTCTCTCAGTAATCCTCCGCAACACGTCAAACAGGTCCTTACAGCTACAGTGACACTGCTTGGGGAGGAAAACGCAGAG GATTACAGATATGTTAAAAGAGCATTGGGTGACTCCACATTTTTGCAAAGTTTAGCAAAAATAGATGTCGGTTCTATTCCTCCTGAGGTGGCTGCGAAGGCACGTGGTTACATTGATGGTATCTCAGAGGATCAAATCCGCAATGTTAGTAAGGCGGCATGTTCCCTCTTCCGTTGG ATACATGAAATATTAGCTGCAGTCGAAAAGAGAACAAGCGATCCGAGCGCGACAGCAAAGCCACAAGCCTGA